CGCACCACCCAGGGCAACACCTTCCTGATTACCGGCGGTGGCGGCCTGCCGGAGCGCCCCGGTGACCTACCGATCGCCACCTACTCCACCGGTGATGTGCGTTCTATCCCCGACGGGCAGGAATCTAGTGACGAGAGACTATGGCAGCCCGGAGATCCGATCATGGAACCCCAGGGTGTTTATCAGTTACCCGATGGACGATTAGTCTTAAGCCGCGAATGTGCCTAGAGTATGGACATCTCCGTACTCCCAAAGCCTTGAATGAATCGCGCATCTCATCAGATGTGATAGGCGTCTTCATAGCGATCGCTTTCCATACCTAGGAAGCGATCGCTTTTTGGTGTGGCAGATGAAACCAGATACAGCAAGCTGGATTGCTGAAATCTGCAAGTCAGTTGTCTCTTTCTGATACCTTGATTGACAGAAACCATGAATGCGCGACCATTCCTGTATCTATAAACTTGTGGTTAAGTCAGTTGATTTGTTTCCTACTTATTCTCTCAAGCTTTACAGGAATGGTGACCTCATGTATAACTCAACCGTTTCAACCTCAAACAATACAAGCTCTTCCGGCAGTGGCTTTGCCTATGGCACTCAAAATACAGAAGATACTGGCTCCTTGCTGCCAGGGCTGGCTCCCATTTTTACTCCCATGCTACCCGGTGGGCTATCGGAGGATCTCATTCTTGAACGGGCCGCTGCTAGCTCCATGTCTATATACCTAGACCCCTCCTCAGAGGGCGATCGCTTCATGATTTCGACGGCGGCATGGACAACCGATCGTTCAGCTTCAGTGGAGGGTGGTTCAGATTCACAGACCCGTCAATGCCAAGATATATTACTCGGGCAATCTACGGCAGCTTCAAGAGTTGGGACTGTGGGAGTGGATCCTTTGGTCAACATTGGACTAACTCTGCGTCCAAGAAGTACAACACCTGTGATGGCTGAGATCCCTGAGGCAGATTCAATTCTTCGTGTACGAACTAGATCTGCCTCAGATGTTGCAGGTGACGCCGTTGCAGCTAGCGCAGCGATCATCAATCATAATAATCGACAACTGAATCAGTTAGAAGCGGCAGGTGTTTCAAGCCAGTCGAATTGGTCCTACTTTGGGTATGGGACGTTAGGGGCTGATACTTTCCGATATGTGCCAGGATTTTCGAATGCTGTGATCATGGGGAATGGCAACGTACATTATGGCAGCGGTCATGGTGACACGATTAACCTATCGTCAATATCTTTCTACTCTACGTCGATGAACTTGGCTAGCACTCAAGGCGGTGGCGTGGCCTTTAACCCTGGCAATGGCCTACGGGTATTTGACTCGATTCAGTTCTCTAATGGCACGCAGATGCTATTTGAAGGCATCGATCGCATTCGATTTGCTGAAGGTATTGTGAACCTAGCGGTTACGCCCAATGATCCACTTTTCTCGCAGCAGTGGAATCTACATATGATGGGGGTGCACAACGCATGGCGCTTTACGCAGGGGTCAAGTCAAGTGATGGTTGGGGTTCAGGATACTGGACTTGGCTTTAATTCTCAAGGAGCAATTCATCCAGACTTTGATACCACAAACATTGCTGGTATATCTAGCAATATTGAGGATGATTATTTCCGCACTTTTCTTGACTCGGGTTATGGGCCTAAAACGACCTCCCATGGCACTTCAGTCCATGGCATTATTGGAGCACAGTCTAACAACGGACTCGGCATGAGCGGCATCAACTGGAATTCTCAGGTTGTCAATATTGACGTGTTAGATGGCAATCCTGGGGATCTGAGCCTTGCACAAGCAACGCAATCAATGATTAACTACGCGGCACAACAAGGAACAAGACTAGTTATCAATATGAGCCTCG
The sequence above is a segment of the Leptolyngbya sp. CCY15150 genome. Coding sequences within it:
- a CDS encoding S8 family serine peptidase, with protein sequence MYNSTVSTSNNTSSSGSGFAYGTQNTEDTGSLLPGLAPIFTPMLPGGLSEDLILERAAASSMSIYLDPSSEGDRFMISTAAWTTDRSASVEGGSDSQTRQCQDILLGQSTAASRVGTVGVDPLVNIGLTLRPRSTTPVMAEIPEADSILRVRTRSASDVAGDAVAASAAIINHNNRQLNQLEAAGVSSQSNWSYFGYGTLGADTFRYVPGFSNAVIMGNGNVHYGSGHGDTINLSSISFYSTSMNLASTQGGGVAFNPGNGLRVFDSIQFSNGTQMLFEGIDRIRFAEGIVNLAVTPNDPLFSQQWNLHMMGVHNAWRFTQGSSQVMVGVQDTGLGFNSQGAIHPDFDTTNIAGISSNIEDDYFRTFLDSGYGPKTTSHGTSVHGIIGAQSNNGLGMSGINWNSQVVNIDVLDGNPGDLSLAQATQSMINYAAQQGTRLVINMSLGGRGGIDPAFEQLVATNQNSALFVISAGNDDQSELSNPGSLAARYSNVIAVGASWGTNDMDGNPRVPGTRISYPGWWGSNYGTGLTLMAPSEVIAPTANRVNGDVQFGYTGGFNGTSAAAPNVAGVASLVWSANSGLSASSVRRILEQTAHDLGDPGYDLVYGHGFVNADAAVRQALVYA